In Microbacterium lushaniae, the following are encoded in one genomic region:
- a CDS encoding TrmH family RNA methyltransferase, protein MTEDSDADGAPEDGPTLPYGVGPWPGGPGAWPDDERYDPDLLAHGDRRNVVDAYRYWRMDAIVADLDARRHPFHVAIENWQHDLNIGSIVRSANAFLAAEVHIIGRRRWNRRGAMVTDRYQHVRHHEDVAAFRAWADAAGLPVIAVDNVAGAVPVDRAELPRDCVLLFGQEGPGLSPEAVAAAAGVVEITQYGSTRSLNASAAAAVVMYEWCRRWAQLPGSVNGRIA, encoded by the coding sequence GTGACCGAAGACTCCGACGCGGATGGCGCACCCGAGGACGGGCCGACCCTGCCGTACGGAGTCGGCCCGTGGCCGGGCGGACCCGGCGCATGGCCGGATGACGAGCGCTACGACCCCGACCTGCTCGCGCACGGCGACCGGCGCAACGTCGTCGACGCCTACCGCTACTGGCGGATGGATGCGATCGTGGCCGACCTGGATGCGCGGCGGCATCCCTTCCACGTGGCGATCGAGAACTGGCAGCACGACCTGAACATCGGATCGATCGTGCGCAGCGCCAACGCCTTCCTCGCCGCCGAGGTGCACATCATCGGCCGGCGCCGATGGAACCGCCGCGGCGCGATGGTGACCGACCGCTACCAGCACGTCCGCCATCACGAGGACGTCGCGGCGTTCCGGGCGTGGGCGGATGCGGCGGGGCTGCCGGTGATCGCGGTCGACAACGTCGCCGGCGCAGTGCCGGTCGACCGCGCCGAGCTTCCTCGCGACTGCGTCCTGCTGTTCGGTCAGGAAGGGCCCGGCCTCTCGCCGGAGGCGGTGGCGGCGGCCGCCGGCGTGGTGGAGATCACGCAGTACGGGTCGACCCGGTCGCTGAACGCCTCGGCGGCGGCCGCCGTGGTGATGTACGAGTGGTGCCGGAGGTGGGCTCAGCTGCCCGGCTCGGTGAACGGGCGGATCGCGTAG
- a CDS encoding metal-dependent transcriptional regulator yields the protein MASPAVDDYLKTIYHHTEWQDQQITPSQLASVLGLAPSSVTEMVQKLAAQGLVTHRPYGPVSLTPAGERRAAGVIRRHRLIETWLVHEFGYGWDEVHDEAEVLEHALSDRLLAGIDARLGHPRFDPHGDAIPDAAGTVHREPFVLLAHAAPGHTGRVLRVSDRDPLLLRALLDAGVDVGHTLEVGAAGTARVDGTPVTLPAGAASAVWLTA from the coding sequence GTGGCCTCTCCCGCCGTCGACGACTACCTCAAGACGATCTACCACCACACCGAGTGGCAGGATCAGCAGATCACGCCGTCTCAGCTGGCGAGTGTCCTGGGGCTGGCGCCCTCGAGCGTCACCGAGATGGTGCAGAAGCTCGCGGCGCAGGGGCTCGTGACCCACCGCCCGTACGGTCCGGTGTCGCTCACGCCCGCCGGCGAGCGCCGCGCCGCGGGCGTCATCCGGCGCCACCGGCTCATCGAGACGTGGCTCGTGCACGAGTTCGGCTACGGCTGGGACGAGGTGCACGACGAGGCCGAGGTGCTCGAGCACGCCCTCAGCGACCGGCTCCTGGCCGGCATCGACGCGCGGCTGGGGCATCCGAGGTTCGATCCGCACGGCGACGCGATCCCGGATGCGGCGGGCACGGTGCACCGCGAGCCGTTCGTGCTGCTGGCCCACGCGGCTCCCGGGCACACCGGGCGCGTGCTGCGGGTGAGTGACCGCGACCCGCTGCTGCTGCGCGCGCTGCTGGATGCCGGAGTCGACGTCGGTCACACGCTCGAAGTGGGAGCGGCCGGCACCGCCCGGGTGGACGGGACCCCCGTCACACTCCCGGCCGGCGCGGCATCCGCCGTCTGGCTGACGGCGTAG
- a CDS encoding SDR family NAD(P)-dependent oxidoreductase yields the protein MTHEVWDLRNLPDLSGRTYLVTGTTAGLGFFSAEHLMRAGAHVIATGRNPNRLALAKATLTGRVPQASMETLLLDTSKLGSVRAAAATVRARGRLDGLLLNAGVVHPPRTRETVDGNELVFATNVLGHFALAGELLQPLAAAQGRMVWVGSMATSLWRYDPVDPQLVAGYTPWRAYVQSKVATTALGLEADRRLREAGVPVTSVVAHPGYSTSGRTPGIRGINEPSRSTRFVDNLQAPFSQSKEDGAASLVRALVDPQVNGGELWGPRFLVRGEPRKAVAAALTRDPEVVARLWRTGEDAMGVRWPFEKAARGATPSARRRMPRRPGV from the coding sequence ATGACGCACGAGGTGTGGGACCTGCGGAACCTTCCCGACCTCTCCGGCCGCACCTATCTCGTCACCGGCACGACGGCCGGACTCGGCTTCTTCTCCGCGGAGCATCTCATGCGCGCGGGAGCCCATGTCATCGCCACCGGCCGCAACCCGAACAGGCTCGCCCTCGCCAAGGCGACGCTCACCGGGCGGGTCCCGCAGGCGTCGATGGAGACGCTGCTGCTGGACACGAGCAAGCTCGGGTCGGTGCGTGCCGCCGCGGCGACCGTGCGCGCGCGCGGACGGCTGGACGGTCTGCTCCTGAACGCCGGGGTCGTGCATCCGCCTCGCACGCGGGAGACGGTCGACGGCAACGAACTGGTCTTCGCCACCAACGTCCTCGGCCATTTCGCCCTCGCCGGTGAGCTGCTCCAGCCGCTCGCGGCGGCGCAGGGGCGGATGGTGTGGGTGGGGAGCATGGCGACGTCGCTGTGGCGGTACGACCCCGTGGATCCGCAGCTGGTGGCCGGTTACACCCCGTGGCGCGCATACGTGCAGTCCAAGGTCGCCACGACGGCGCTGGGCCTGGAAGCCGACCGGCGCCTGCGCGAGGCCGGGGTGCCGGTCACGAGCGTCGTGGCGCATCCCGGCTACTCCACGAGCGGCCGCACCCCCGGCATCCGCGGCATCAACGAGCCCTCGCGCAGCACCCGGTTCGTCGACAACCTGCAGGCCCCCTTCAGTCAGTCCAAGGAGGACGGCGCCGCCTCGCTCGTCCGGGCGCTCGTGGACCCGCAGGTCAACGGCGGAGAGCTGTGGGGGCCGCGCTTCCTCGTGCGGGGGGAGCCGCGCAAGGCCGTCGCCGCGGCGCTCACGCGCGATCCCGAGGTCGTCGCGCGCCTGTGGCGCACGGGTGAGGACGCGATGGGCGTGCGGTGGCCGTTCGAGAAGGCCGCGCGCGGGGCTACGCCGTCAGCCAGACGGCGGATGCCGCGCCGGCCGGGAGTGTGA
- a CDS encoding HAD-IIA family hydrolase: protein MRTRADIECWLTDMDGVLVHESTPIPGAAELLEQWRVDGTPFLVLTNNSIFTPRDLSARLRASGLMVPEEAIWTSALATADFLASQMPGGTAFVIGEAGLTTALHEAGFIMTESAPDYVVVGETRNYSFEAITKAIRFIRAGSRFIATNPDATGPSVEGVLPATGAISALITKATGMEPYVVGKPNPMMFRSALNRIGAHSENTGMIGDRMDTDVVAGIEAGLHTVLVLTGISDQAVIERYPFRPDEVLDSVADLVRSDPVESELPDTDPARGL, encoded by the coding sequence ATGCGCACGCGTGCGGACATCGAGTGCTGGCTGACCGACATGGACGGCGTCCTGGTCCACGAGAGCACGCCCATCCCCGGCGCCGCCGAGCTCCTCGAGCAGTGGCGGGTCGACGGCACCCCGTTCCTGGTGCTCACGAACAATTCGATCTTCACGCCGCGCGACCTCAGCGCGCGGTTGCGCGCATCGGGCCTCATGGTGCCCGAGGAGGCCATCTGGACCTCGGCTCTCGCGACCGCCGACTTCCTCGCGTCGCAGATGCCCGGCGGCACGGCGTTCGTGATCGGTGAGGCGGGCCTGACCACCGCGCTGCACGAGGCCGGCTTCATCATGACCGAGAGCGCGCCCGACTACGTCGTGGTCGGGGAGACCCGCAACTACTCCTTCGAGGCGATCACGAAGGCGATCCGCTTCATCCGCGCGGGATCGCGCTTCATCGCGACCAACCCGGATGCCACCGGACCCTCGGTCGAGGGCGTCCTGCCCGCGACCGGCGCCATCTCGGCGCTCATCACCAAGGCCACCGGCATGGAGCCGTACGTGGTGGGCAAGCCGAACCCGATGATGTTCCGCTCGGCGCTGAACCGCATCGGCGCGCACTCCGAGAACACCGGCATGATCGGCGACCGGATGGACACCGACGTCGTCGCGGGAATCGAAGCCGGCCTGCACACGGTGCTGGTGCTCACCGGCATCAGCGACCAGGCCGTGATCGAGCGCTACCCGTTCCGCCCCGACGAGGTGCTCGACTCCGTCGCGGACCTTGTGCGCTCGGATCCGGTGGAGTCGGAGTTGCCGGATACGGACCCCGCGCGGGGACTGTGA